A genomic segment from Drosophila willistoni isolate 14030-0811.24 chromosome 2L unlocalized genomic scaffold, UCI_dwil_1.1 Seg72.1, whole genome shotgun sequence encodes:
- the LOC6646134 gene encoding mediator of RNA polymerase II transcription subunit 8, with product MQREEKHFEMTLDAVLQRLNDLKMAVFSMIQKLEMEYETINWPTFLDNFAIISSHLTGLTKILAKEQCPPLRNRTVLPLLVSMERDDALINITEGRVPVFSHDIVPDYLRTRPDPITEQKMQQNEQKAANLTNDAAMKQVTQYNKVVSHVLDMVTKAREEWEIESSSRTGIQQTSSMTDTQLLVAAVGMGKGLKMTNYGPMMVPPSIRAPSPMGGAGAGGMSPGNVQQLGKAPSAVKTNIKSANQVHPFSR from the coding sequence ATGCAGCGCGAGGAAAAGCACTTTGAGATGACGCTGGACGCCGTCTTGCAGCGTCTGAACGATTTGAAAATGGCCGTTTTCTCGATGATCCAGAAACTGGAGATGGAATACGAGACCATCAATTGGCCAACATTCTTGGATAATTTCGCCATCATTTCAAGCCATTTGACGGGTTTAACGAAGATTCTGGCCAAAGAGCAGTGTCCACCGCTGCGGAATCGCACTGTTCTGCCCCTCCTGGTGTCCATGGAGCGGGACGATGCCCTGATAAACATCACCGAGGGCCGCGTTCCGGTTTTCTCGCATGACATTGTGCCCGACTATCTGCGCACCCGGCCCGATCCCATAACCGAGCAAAAGATGCAACAGAATGAACAAAAGGCGGCCAATCTCACCAACGATGCGGCTATGAAACAAGTCACCCAATACAACAAAGTGGTTTCCCATGTCCTCGATATGGTGACCAAAGCACGCGAGGAATGGGAAATTGAATCATCATCCCGCACTGGCATACAACAGACGAGTAGCATGACCGATACCCAACTTCTGGTGGCCGCTGTCGGCATGGGCAAGGGTCTGAAGATGACTAATTATGGTCCCATGATGGTACCACCATCCATACGAGCTCCCTCGCCCATGGGTGGAGCCGGAGCTGGCGGTATGAGTCCCGGCAATGTCCAACAACTTGGCAAGGCACCATCCGCCGTCAAGACCAACATTAAATCGGCCAATCAAGTGCATCCCTTTTCAAGATAA